Proteins from one Mixophyes fleayi isolate aMixFle1 chromosome 9, aMixFle1.hap1, whole genome shotgun sequence genomic window:
- the LOC142101890 gene encoding olfactory receptor 5V1-like: MLSGILRGSNAISFTGCIVQFCLFTLCATTECVLLAAMACDRYVAICQPLHYTVIINRMACVYLAGLAWLSGILNSLINTVIASDLQFCGPNSIDRLYCEVQPVIHLSCSDTHLIDILDTIAGAVFGFSCLVFILTSYVFILVAIFRIKCRTSRRKTFSTCASHITVVILYFGALTFMYLFPHSKSFQRLDSVVSMIYSTVTPMLNPMIYSLRNQQIIGVLKNVIVFRFNSYN; this comes from the coding sequence ATGTTATCTGGAATTTTAAGAGGAAGCAATGCGATCTCATTCACCGGTTGTATCGTCCAGTTCTGTCTATTTACTCTTTGCGCCACCACCGAATGTGTCCTTCTGGCCGCCATGGCTTGTGATCGCTACGTGGCGATCTGTCAACCCCTACACTACACAGTCATCATCAATAGGATGGCTTGCGTGTATCTGGCAGGGTTGGCCTGGTTAAGTGGGATTCTAAATTCGCTTATAAATACCGTCATTGCTTCTGATCTGCAATTCTGTGGACCCAACTCTATTGACCGTCTGTACTGCGAGGTCCAACCGGTCATACATCTGTCCTGCTCCGACACACACCTGATTGATATTCTGGACACAATTGCAGGTGCGGTGTTTGGATTCAGCTGTCTTGTCTTCATCCTCACATCCTACGTTTTCATCCTGGTGGCCATCTTCAGGATCAAATGTAGGACCAGCAGACGGAAAACCTTCTCCACGTGTGCCTCTCACATCACCGTCGTCATCCTTTACTTTGGAGCGCTCACGTTTATGTATCTTTTTCCTCATAGCAAGTCCTTCCAGAGGTTAGATTCTGTGGTCTCCATGATTTATTCTACGGTGACCCCCATGCTCAACCCCATGATTTACAGCTTGAGGAACCAACAGATTATAGGAGTCTTGAAGAACGTCATCGTTTTCAGGTTCAATTCCTACAACTGA